One segment of Methylotenera versatilis 79 DNA contains the following:
- a CDS encoding M48 family metallopeptidase, with product MANQVLTLANGETISFLLEHRQRRTVGLKITADGLVVHAPKRIFAFQLNQILQEKSGWIINKLQARAANQVDAINWDNGENLLYLGQDIQLSIVKNHSNKSPAFDANTLTLATPTPDNQTLIQRKIIQWYQKQAGLDFSRRLEILAAKLGVPTPPLTLSNAKSRWGSCNSRGEVRLNWRLLQAPPHIINYVICHELAHLKQMNHSAKFWAVVESLFPNYKMAEKELKTLSPQLHRM from the coding sequence ATGGCTAATCAAGTATTAACTTTAGCCAATGGCGAAACGATTTCGTTTTTATTAGAACATCGTCAACGTCGCACGGTTGGTTTAAAGATTACAGCCGATGGCTTGGTAGTACATGCGCCAAAACGCATTTTTGCTTTTCAGTTAAATCAGATTTTGCAGGAAAAATCAGGCTGGATTATCAATAAGTTGCAAGCGCGCGCGGCGAATCAAGTCGATGCGATTAACTGGGACAATGGTGAAAACTTACTGTATTTGGGCCAAGATATTCAGTTAAGTATTGTGAAGAACCATAGCAATAAATCACCTGCATTTGATGCAAACACACTGACTTTAGCTACACCAACACCTGATAATCAGACACTCATCCAGCGCAAAATTATTCAATGGTATCAAAAGCAAGCTGGTTTAGATTTTAGCCGCCGATTAGAAATTCTAGCGGCTAAGTTAGGTGTACCAACGCCGCCTTTAACATTATCCAACGCAAAATCGCGCTGGGGAAGTTGCAATAGTCGCGGTGAAGTGCGGCTGAATTGGCGCCTGTTACAGGCTCCGCCACATATTATCAACTATGTGATTTGCCACGAATTAGCACATTTAAAACAAATGAATCACTCAGCCAAGTTTTGGGCTGTGGTTGAAAGCTTGTTTCCCAACTATAAAATGGCGGAGAAAGAATTAAAAACTTTATCGCCACAATTGCACCGCATGTAA
- the glyS gene encoding glycine--tRNA ligase subunit beta, producing the protein MSVKNLLIELFVEELPPKALNKLGESFSSSLFDSLKAQGLTAENSIVTAYATPRRLAAHVTHVAEKGADKQISQKLMPANVGLDANGNASPALLKKLQALGADESAVSQLKNENNVLFLDVLQSGATLKDALQKAIEEALAKLPIPKVMTYQLHSNTDNPGWESVKFVRPAHGLIALHGETIVPVSTLGLNASNTTHGHRFEAKQPIITINNADSYEKQLLDDGAVIASFASRKAEITRQLNAAAAKQNLKPIEDDALLDEVTALVERPNVLLGQFEEIYLEVPQECLILTMKANQKYFPLLDANNKLTNKFLIVSNISPKDPSAVIGGNERVVRPRLADAKFFFDQDRKKTLESRIAGLDKVVYHNKLGSQGERNQRVVKIARQIASSIVTSKLADTSLITKVELAAKLSKSDLITDMVSEFPELQGIMGRYYAQYEGLDNDVAYAIEDHYKPRFSGDDLPRNQVGICVALADKLETLVGLFSIGEKPTGDKDPFALRRQALGIIRILIDAKLPFSFGALIETIAKDFDSNQPVAIAIQEFCFDRLSVNLRDQGFSPQEVDAVLSLAPDRLKEIPLKLEAVRTFSNLSEAPALAAANKRVSNILKKVEGEVKAEVNTKLLQEPAEIALNKALSNVKPEADKLFESGDYTGSLKALAALKSPVDDFFDNVMVNADDAALKANRLGLLATLHQTMNRVADLSKLAN; encoded by the coding sequence ATGTCAGTAAAAAACTTATTAATAGAATTATTTGTAGAAGAACTACCGCCAAAAGCTTTGAATAAGCTTGGGGAGTCATTCAGCAGCAGCTTGTTTGATTCGCTTAAAGCACAAGGCTTAACAGCTGAAAATTCTATTGTGACCGCATATGCGACACCGCGACGCTTAGCCGCGCATGTGACACACGTTGCTGAAAAAGGCGCTGATAAACAAATCTCACAAAAACTGATGCCTGCTAATGTAGGTTTGGATGCTAACGGCAATGCCAGCCCGGCTTTACTTAAAAAACTACAAGCCTTAGGTGCAGATGAAAGCGCAGTTTCTCAACTTAAAAATGAAAACAATGTGTTGTTTTTAGATGTATTGCAATCTGGTGCGACTTTAAAAGATGCATTGCAAAAAGCGATTGAAGAAGCGCTGGCAAAACTGCCGATTCCAAAAGTGATGACCTACCAGTTGCATAGCAACACAGATAACCCTGGCTGGGAAAGTGTGAAGTTTGTACGCCCTGCGCATGGCTTGATTGCGTTACATGGTGAAACAATTGTGCCAGTTAGTACGCTTGGTTTGAACGCCAGCAACACGACGCATGGTCACCGCTTTGAAGCAAAACAGCCGATTATTACTATTAACAATGCAGATAGTTATGAAAAGCAGCTATTAGACGATGGCGCGGTCATAGCGAGTTTTGCCAGCAGAAAAGCTGAAATCACTCGCCAATTAAATGCCGCCGCTGCCAAACAAAACCTGAAGCCAATTGAAGATGATGCATTGTTGGACGAAGTGACTGCTTTAGTGGAACGCCCGAATGTTCTGCTTGGCCAATTTGAAGAAATTTACCTGGAAGTGCCACAGGAATGTTTGATTTTAACCATGAAGGCGAATCAAAAATACTTTCCTCTTTTAGATGCTAATAACAAACTTACCAACAAGTTTTTAATCGTTTCGAATATATCGCCCAAAGACCCTAGCGCAGTGATCGGCGGTAATGAACGCGTTGTGCGTCCACGTTTGGCCGATGCTAAATTCTTCTTTGATCAAGACCGTAAAAAGACGCTAGAAAGCCGCATTGCGGGTTTAGATAAAGTGGTTTATCACAACAAATTGGGTAGCCAAGGCGAACGTAATCAACGGGTTGTTAAAATTGCACGTCAAATTGCGAGTTCGATTGTAACGTCTAAGTTAGCTGATACAAGTCTAATAACTAAAGTGGAACTAGCAGCAAAACTTTCGAAATCTGACCTAATTACCGATATGGTGAGCGAATTTCCAGAATTACAAGGCATTATGGGGCGCTATTATGCACAATATGAGGGTTTAGATAATGACGTTGCTTATGCAATTGAAGACCATTATAAACCGCGCTTTTCTGGTGATGATTTACCACGCAATCAAGTAGGTATTTGTGTAGCTTTGGCAGATAAATTAGAAACTTTAGTAGGTTTATTCAGCATAGGTGAAAAACCTACTGGGGACAAAGATCCTTTCGCTTTGCGTAGGCAAGCATTGGGAATTATTAGAATTTTGATAGATGCAAAACTACCATTTTCATTTGGTGCTTTGATTGAAACAATTGCTAAAGACTTTGATAGCAACCAACCAGTTGCCATCGCAATTCAAGAGTTCTGTTTTGATCGATTAAGTGTCAATTTACGTGACCAAGGCTTTAGCCCACAAGAAGTCGATGCGGTGTTATCTTTAGCTCCAGATAGATTGAAAGAAATCCCATTAAAATTAGAAGCTGTTCGTACTTTCTCGAATCTTTCAGAAGCTCCAGCCTTAGCCGCCGCAAACAAGCGGGTCAGCAATATTTTGAAAAAAGTAGAAGGCGAAGTAAAAGCGGAAGTTAACACTAAATTATTACAAGAACCTGCAGAAATTGCGCTAAATAAAGCGTTAAGTAACGTAAAACCAGAAGCTGATAAGCTGTTTGAAAGTGGCGATTACACTGGCTCACTTAAAGCTTTAGCGGCATTAAAATCACCTGTGGATGATTTCTTCGATAACGTGATGGTGAATGCGGATGATGCTGCACTAAAAGCGAATCGTTTAGGCTTGTTGGCGACATTGCACCAAACCATGAATCGCGTTGCGGATTTATCCAAGTTGGCTAATTAA
- the gmhB gene encoding D-glycero-beta-D-manno-heptose 1,7-bisphosphate 7-phosphatase — translation MKLVILDRDGVINLDSANFIKNPNEWIPISGSLEAIALLNQSGFRVALATNQSGIARGLFDMVTLNSIHDKMHRSLALVGGRIDALFYCPHAADDHCNCRKPKTGMIEDIGRRFSVELNEVYGIGDAYRDLKAFADAGCKPILVKTGKGEETLIQGQLPDKALPKNTLIFADLSEAVQHIIAEHA, via the coding sequence GTGAAACTGGTCATTTTAGATAGAGACGGCGTCATTAACCTTGATTCCGCCAATTTTATCAAAAATCCAAATGAGTGGATTCCGATTTCTGGTAGTTTAGAGGCGATTGCGCTGCTGAATCAATCAGGCTTTCGCGTGGCGTTGGCCACCAACCAATCTGGCATTGCTCGTGGTTTGTTTGATATGGTCACACTGAACAGCATTCATGACAAAATGCATCGTTCGCTGGCATTAGTTGGTGGGCGAATCGACGCGCTATTTTATTGCCCGCATGCGGCGGATGATCACTGTAATTGCCGCAAACCTAAAACTGGCATGATAGAAGATATTGGCCGTCGATTTTCTGTAGAACTGAACGAAGTATATGGCATCGGCGATGCTTATCGTGACTTAAAAGCGTTTGCAGATGCAGGCTGCAAGCCGATATTGGTAAAAACCGGCAAAGGTGAAGAAACGCTGATACAAGGTCAATTACCTGATAAAGCACTGCCAAAAAACACGTTGATATTTGCCGATTTATCCGAAGCGGTACAACATATTATTGCTGAGCATGCATAA
- a CDS encoding lysophospholipid acyltransferase family protein, translating to MLFLRSVLFFLGQVITAPIFTLVALLALPFNPIMRNYLISGWARSMIWWLRITCNITHKISGLENMPSTPSIILSKHQSAWETLAFQAIFPEQSYVMKRELLWIPIFGWGLAMSSPIAIDRSAGREALKKLVSIGKDRLNKGLWVVIFPEGTRKSPGERGKYHIGGAWLATHANTQILPVAHNAGEFWAKNSFIKKPGIIQIHIGQPIQTTGLKADAANQLTEAWIEAEMLVLNSAL from the coding sequence ATGTTATTTTTACGCTCAGTATTGTTTTTTTTAGGTCAGGTTATCACTGCGCCTATTTTCACCCTTGTTGCACTGCTTGCCCTACCGTTCAATCCCATCATGCGGAATTATTTAATCTCCGGCTGGGCGCGCAGTATGATTTGGTGGCTACGCATCACTTGCAATATCACGCATAAAATCAGCGGCTTAGAAAATATGCCCAGCACACCCAGCATCATTTTATCGAAGCATCAATCCGCATGGGAAACATTGGCTTTTCAGGCGATATTCCCTGAGCAATCTTACGTGATGAAGCGTGAGTTATTGTGGATTCCTATTTTTGGCTGGGGTTTAGCCATGAGTTCGCCCATTGCGATTGATCGTAGCGCAGGTCGTGAAGCCTTGAAAAAATTAGTGTCCATTGGTAAAGATAGACTCAACAAAGGTTTGTGGGTAGTGATTTTCCCTGAAGGTACTCGAAAATCACCAGGTGAACGCGGCAAATATCATATTGGCGGTGCATGGCTTGCCACGCACGCTAACACACAAATTTTGCCAGTAGCGCACAACGCCGGCGAGTTTTGGGCTAAGAATAGTTTTATAAAAAAACCGGGCATCATTCAAATCCATATTGGGCAGCCAATTCAGACGACAGGTTTAAAAGCTGATGCGGCGAACCAATTAACTGAAGCGTGGATTGAAGCTGAAATGCTTGTTTTAAATAGCGCATTGTAA